One window of the Cryptomeria japonica chromosome 7, Sugi_1.0, whole genome shotgun sequence genome contains the following:
- the LOC131071915 gene encoding uncharacterized mitochondrial protein AtMg00310-like, with amino-acid sequence MRKFFWNGANEQEKIPLLAWDKICQAKVRGGVGLRDWQKMNYALGAKLVWNIYSNPHQMWVKVLRTKYLDSAEDHRIVTIRNPSKGSAIWNFILECRKVVTDHLTWQVGNGAEAKLWEDSWAGHPALKDLEDFTETKEVLVQLVRDYMYSSEGVLGVEWLWKDLSTT; translated from the coding sequence ATGAGGAAATTCTTTTGGAATGGCGCAAATGAGCAAGAGAAAATCCCATTATTGGCATGGGATAAAATTTGTCAAGCAAAGGTAAGAGGAGGTGTAGGATTGAGGGACTGGCAAAAAATGAACTACGCTTTAGGAGCCAAATTAGTCTGGAATATTTACTCTAATCCACACCAGATGTGGGTAAAAGTGCTGAGAACTAAGTATCTAGACTCAGCAGAGGACCACAGAATCGTCACGATTCGTAACCCTTCCAAAGGATCAGCAATTTGGAACTTCATCTTGGAATGTCGCAAGGTAGTGACAGACCATTTAACATGGCAGGTTGGGAACGGGGCAGAAGCCAAGTTATGGGAGGATTCATGGGCAGGTCACCCTGCCTTGAAAGATTTGGAGGACTTCACAGAGACAAAGGAAGTGCTAGTGCAGTTAGTAAGGGATTATATGTATAGCTCAGAGGGAGTATTAGGTGTAGAATGGCTTTGGAAAGATCTATCAACTACATGA
- the LOC131071914 gene encoding uncharacterized protein LOC131071914 yields the protein MRTLSWNVRGCNASDKIHLIKRCVDQVRPDIFLIQKTKIKEEDVSMFARKFQTWKCNLVGAQGASGGLAALWKDSIVEVEVLRATRWWQWLKIKSVQLQSRFFLFNIYGPTNTNSKNQVWSEISEIVSNDKENIYILGGDFNAILRPSDKMGGVGWNRQSQRDFSSFVTRAGLIEIPFKMGDFTWTNKRSGFLNIAERLDRFFIAGDWAESQWTSEAEIHPITRLDHYPICLRIQDENAPTRCPFRFEAMWLQDGNIRDLIEQWWKHKPVNPGNKAFTFFKKLQFIKEQLKQWNRESFRSIFKDKIDLEQDLKSLHEHVITKGMDEDSFRREKILSSNYSEVLAREEIYWRQKSRETWLKNGDKNTKFFHTSVKVKRAHNKISSIKNKEGITISDINQINHTTIEHFSKILNRLEN from the coding sequence ATGAGGACCCTTtcgtggaatgtcaggggctgcaatgcctCTGACAAGATTCACTTGATCAAGCGGTGTGTTGATCAAGTGAGGCCTGACATTTTTCTCatacaaaaaacaaaaatcaaagaagAGGATGTGAGTATGTTCGCTAGGAAAtttcaaacatggaaatgtaacttAGTAGGAGCTCAAGGAGCCTCTGGAGGCCTTGCAGCTCTTTGGAAAGATTCAATAGTGGAAGTGGAGGTTCTGAGGGCCACACGTTGGTGGCAATGGTTGAAGATCAAATCAGTGCAACTTCAATCAAGGTTCTTTCTTTTCAATATTTATGGGCCTACCAACACAAATTCGAAAAATCAAGTTTGGAGTGAGATTTCTGAGATTGTGAGCAATGACAAGGAAAATATATATATTCTAGGAGGAGATTTCAACGCCATTCTTAGACCTTCAGACAAAATGGGGGGTGTGGGTTGGAATAGGCAGAGTCAAAGAGATTTCAGCTCCTTTGTTACAAGAGCAGGACTGATCGAAATTCCTTTCAAAATGGGGGATTTCACTTGGACCAACAAAAGGAGTGGCTTCCTAAACATCGCTGAAAGATTAGATCGATTTTTTATTGCTGGAGATTGGGCAGAGAGTCAATGGACAAGTGAAGCGGAGATCCATCCTATCACGAGATTAGACCATTATCCCATATGCCTAAGGATTCAAGATGAAAATGCTCCAACGAGATGTCCTTTTAGATTTGAGGCAATGTGGCTTCAAGACGGTAACATCAGAGACCTTATAGAACAATGGTGGAAACATAAGCCGGTGAATCCAGGTAATAAAGCTTTCACTTTCTTTAAAAAACTACAATTTATTAAGGAACAATTAAAGCAGTGGAATAGAGAATCCTTTAGAAGTATCTTTAAAGATAAGATAGATTTGGAACAAGACCTAAAATCCTTACATGAGCATGTAATAACAAAAGGGATGGATGAGGATTCTTTCAGACGGGAGAAAATTTTAAGTTCAAATTACTCGGAGGTTTTAGCTAGAGAGGAGATTTACTGGAGACAAAAATCCAGAGAAACCTGGTTAAAGAATGGTGACAAGAACACAAAGTTTTTTCACACATCAGTCAAAGTCAAAAGAGCTCATAACAAGATCTCCTCTATAAAAAACAAAGAGGGAATAACAATCTCAGACATAAATCAAATCAACCACACAACAATTGAGCATTTCTCTAAAATTTTAAACAGATTGGAAAATTAG